The sequence AAAAGCAGGTGCCTCCCGTTCCAGCACCCGACCTACCTGATGGCCGCGAGAGCCTTTGGGTGCACCGCTTCGGGCCCGGTTTCACGTTGCTCGGCTCTGGTCCCCCAGGTATCCCCCAGCAGTGACTGACATACGGAAAGCCGCAGGTCGCCGACGGCGGAAGTGGCCCGCTGTAAATCTGCCGTCGGTTCTTCTCGGCAGCCAGGGCCAGTCTCAGTTTCAGTCTCGATTGCTGCCCAATCCGGCATGGTACGCACCCGTCCACGGACGTCCGGCACGTTGCCTGACCTGCATGGCGAACTCATTGCCGGACGTCCCCGGACCACTACGGAACAAGGCCGGACAGCTCGTAATGCGTAGGTCTCGGGTTCGAATCCCGAAGGCGGCTCTGTGGAAGCCCCAGGATTCTCACTCGCCGTGACCTGGGGCTTTTGCTATTGGTGTGGGCGCGGGCCGCGCGAGGGGCTTGACGCGGGTGCGCGGCTTGCGGTCGGCCCCCGTTGCGTGAGCGGGTTCTGCGGGAGCATGTAGCGCGTGAAGGCCTTGCGAGCTGTCGACCCGGTCCTGCCGGATGATCTTCGGCCCGAGTGTGTCTGGTACGCGTCCTACGGGTCCAACATGCACTTGGAGCGTCTTCGGTTCTACATCCAGGGGGGCCGGCCGCCCGGTACGGCGATGACTTGTCCCGGTTGCCGAGATCCGAGGATGCCCCGCAGGTCGATCCCGGTCGAGCTCGCGGGCGCCGTGTACTTCGCGACCGAATCGCTGGTCTGGGGAGGCGGGAGGGCGTTCTACGACCCGGGAGCCGAAGGCCGGGTGTTGGCGAGAGCGCATCTGGTGACGGCGGGCCAGTTCTCGGACATCGCGGCTCAGGAGATGTACAGGGAGCCGGGGACGGAGATTGATTTCGCCGAAGCGCTGACCTGCGGATCGGCGGCTTTGGGGTCGGGGCGGTACGAGACCCTGGTCTGTGCCGGTCAGGTGGACGGGCTGCCGGTGTTGACCTTCACCGCCCCTTGGAGCATGCGGGACGTTCCGTGGAACCCTCCCTCGTCGGCTTACGTGCGCCATTTGGCCGCGGGGTTGCTCTCGGCCGGTGCGTGGGACATCGAAGCGGTTGCTTCGTACGTCGCGGCTTGCCCGGGGGCGGCGGAGCACTGGTCGGAGCGGGCGCTCACTGAGCTGTTGCAGGGGTGAGCCCCCCGCACGGCGCTCGAACCGTACGGGCTCGACACCCGCGGTCCTCGGAGAACTCCGGCAGCGGGCGGGCGGTAGGTGTCGCCGGCTTTAGGAGGTCAGGGTCGTCAGGGCCGGGCCGAAGGCGATCAGCAGCGGGAGCAGTGGGGCCAGCGCGGCGGCCGTCGTGGTGCTTCGGCGGTGGGTCCGGGTGAGGCGGGGCGGCGGGTCCAGGAGGCGTTCCACGCGCTGGTGGAGCAGGGGCCTGGGGGTGGCGCAGGACAGGACGCCACGGTGCTGGTTGAGCTCGATCAGGGCCAGCGCCGTGGTCAGGTGACCGCAGCGGCGCGAGGCCGTGTCGTCGGCGGAGAGTTCGACGAGGCGGTGCGTCTGGTCGCGGAAGTGGCTGAATACCGGGACACCCGGGAAGCCGTCGGCCAGCGCCTGCGAGAAGTGCAGGAGCCAGTCGTGGCGGGCGCGCGCGTGACCGAGTTCGTGGGCCTGGATGGCGTCCAGCTGATGGTCGGTGAGGCGCTGCAGGGCGCCCGTGGTGACGACGAGCTGGGACGGGTTGCCCGGCATCCACCACGCGTCCGGATACTCGTCCTCCAGCACGAGGAGCGGGCCGCGGGCGGCGGGGAGGCCGGCCGGCAGCTCGGGGGCGCGTTCGCGCAGGTGCTCACGGCGCAGGCGGCTGCGCCTGCGCGCCTCCGTCACCTCACGGGCGAGCATGGCCGTGGTCCAGGCGGCGCCGCCGGCCAGCAGCAGCGTCAGGGCGGTGGTCCAGGGCGGGGCGGCGGCCAGGTCGTACGCCGCGGTGACGGCGGGCGGCGCGGGCGCGAAGACATGCGCGCGGACCGTGTGGAAGACGGCGGAGGCGCTGAGCACGAGTGACGTCAGACAGCACAGCAGGACCGTGGCGACCAGGCACTGCCAGACCCACAGCGCGAGTACGGGCTCCCGCTCGGGCCAGGAGGCGCCGGTCAGGACGCGGGGGACCACGACCGCGGCGGTCAGGGCGACGGCCGCCATCAGCATCAGGGAGACGGAAACGGTCATGTCGTGGGCCCCTTCCCTTCCCCTCGGTCCCGCCGGTCACGCCGGTGCTGTCCGGTGACCTCGGCGTCCTGGCGTCTCGGCGACCTGCGGTCCGTGCGGTCGCCGGAAGCGGGTCATGGACACGCTACCCGTCGGCGGGCCCCCTGGGGCACCTCGTGCGGCGTGACGCCCCCGACGCGACGCCCCGACGCCCCGGCATGACGCCCCGGCGTCACACCCGACGCGACGCCCCCGGTGTGACGCCCCGACCCGCGGCCGCGCAGGCCGGCGTCGCGACACCCTTAAGGCGCTGCGTACTTGAGGAGTCCATACCGTGAACGGCTAGCATCGCTCTCTGATTGTCCGACGAGGTCGAGATCGGGCGACGAGGCCGGGATCGGGGTGGGCGTCATGTCGGTGGGACCGCGGATCGCGGTGGCCGTGGTGACGATGGGCACGCGGCCCCAGGAGGTCGACGCGCTGCTCGCGTCGGTGGCCAAGCAGGACGTCGCACCCGCGCGGATCGTGATCGTCGGGAACGGCTCTCCGCTGCCGGAGTTCGCCGAGCGGCTGGGCCTGCCCGGTGAGGTCACCGCCATCGAGGTCGACGAGAACCTCGGCTGCCCGGGCGGCCGCAACGTCGCACTGCGGCGGCTGCGGGAGTTCGGGGACGTGGACGTCGTCGTCGAACTGGACGACGACGGGCTGCTCGTCGACCCCGATGTCCTGCGCACGGTTCGGGACTTGTACGCCGCCGAGCCGCGCCTGGGCATCGTCGGATTCCGTATCGCCGACGAGAACGGCGAGACCCAGCGGCGGCACGTACCCAGGCTCGGCGCCAAGGACCCCATGCGGGGCGGCGAGGTGACCTGCTTCCTCGGCGGCGGCCACGCCCTCTCCATGGAGATGCTCGCGCAGACCGGTGACTGGCCCGCCGAGTTCTTCTTCGCGCACGAGGAGACCGACCTGGCGTGGCGGGCCGCCGACGCCGGCTGGACCATCCGGTACGAGCCCGAGCTGCTGCTCCAGCATCCGAAGACGTCACCCGCCCGGCACGCCATCTACCACCGCGTCACCGCCCGCAATCGCGTCTGGCTGGTCAGGCGCCGGCTGCCGCTTCCGCTCATCCCCGTCCACCTGGCGGTCTGGATCGCGCTGACCCTCGTACGGACCCGGTCCGTCGGTGGGCTGCGGGCGTGGTTCGGCGGTTTCGTGGAGGGGCTGAGGGTGTCGGCAGGGGAGCGCCGGCCGATGCGCTGGAAGACCGTGTGGCGGCTCACGCGGCTGGGGCGACCGCCGGTCATCTGAGGCGGCCTGAGCCCGGGGGACCGCCGGAGCCCGGGGGCCGCCGCAGCCCGGGGATGGTCCGCTTCCCGCCCGGGACGCGGATGCCTCACGTGGATTCCTCACACGTGTGCCTCACGTGGATTCCTCAAGTGTGTGCCGCGGGACTTTCGGACCCGGTCGCGACGGCGACACTCCCCCGAGTCGCGGCGACCTACGACGCCTACCGCGTACCGGAACGACCGGATCCGAAGTGGTGATCAAATCAGGCCACGCCAACCGATCGCTAACATGGGACGAACGGTGCGGCGGGGCACGGAGTTCCGCCCGAGGGCATGCGGAACGTCGGATTCCGGCCGCCCGGCGCCGCCGACGGGAAGAGGCGAACAGGTGGGCGGCGGGAAGCGGTCGGAACGGGAGACCGGTCTGCCCGGCACGCCCACGTCCGAGGTGGCACCCCTTTCGGTCGAGGCCCTGCCCGCGGGCTCGTGTCGGCTGCGCTTCGGGCTGCTCGGGCCGACGGTCGTGTACGACGCCGACGGCGTCCCCCGGCCGGTCAGCAGCGCCAAGGGGCGCGTCCTGCTCACCGCGCTGCTCCTGGAACCGGGCCGGGTCGTCTCCGTGCACCTGCTCAAGGACGCGCTGTGGGGCAGCTTCCCGCCCGCGTCCGCGCACGCCTCGCTACAGAACCACGTGACCCGTCTGCGGCGCCTCCTGGACGACCCGGACCGTCTGAGGGCTGTCGCGCCCGGCTACCAACTGCGCGTGGCGGAAGACGAGTTGGACGTCCAGGTCTTCGAGGCCCGGGTCGTGGCAGCCCGCGCCGCACACGCACGGCGCGACTGGGGGAGGGCCTCGGCCGAGGCAGCGTCGGCGCTCGCACTGTGGCGCGGCACCCCGCTGGGCGGCTGGTCCCCGGAAGCCGGCGGGACCCACCTCGTCCAACGGCTGCGGGAGGCGCGGCTGTTCGCGCTGGAGTGCCGTTACGACGCCGAACTCGCGCTCGGCCACGGGGCGGCCGACCGGGGTGTACGGCTCTCCGGGCTCGCTCCCGAACTGGCCGCGCTGGTAGCCGAGTTCCCTCTGCGTGAGGCCTTTCACCGCCAGCTGATGCTGGTCCTGTACCGGACGGGACGCCAGGCGGAAGCCCTCGCCGTCCACCGTGACCTGCGCGGCAGGCTCGTCCGCGAACTCGGTGTGGAGCCGGGGGCCGCGGTACGGGACGCCCACCTGGAGATCCTGCGGGAGCCGGGAGGTCCGGGCGGGCCCCGGGGCGCGACCGCGGTGACCGCCACCCTCCTCCGGACGCCGTCCGTCGAGCCCGTCGAGTCCGTAGAGCGGGCCGCCGTCGGCCGAGGCGCCCGGGGGACTGCGCCGCCGCTCAGGCCTGCCACCACCACGATCCTTGCGGAAACCTTCGCCACGGCTCCGGCTCCGGTTCCGGCCCCGGTTCTGGCCCCGGCCCCGGTTCCCGCCGTGCCCCCGACCGCCC is a genomic window of Streptomyces sp. NBC_00414 containing:
- a CDS encoding histone deacetylase, whose protein sequence is MYFATESLVWGGGRAFYDPGAEGRVLARAHLVTAGQFSDIAAQEMYREPGTEIDFAEALTCGSAALGSGRYETLVCAGQVDGLPVLTFTAPWSMRDVPWNPPSSAYVRHLAAGLLSAGAWDIEAVASYVAACPGAAEHWSERALTELLQG
- a CDS encoding M56 family metallopeptidase — encoded protein: MTVSVSLMLMAAVALTAAVVVPRVLTGASWPEREPVLALWVWQCLVATVLLCCLTSLVLSASAVFHTVRAHVFAPAPPAVTAAYDLAAAPPWTTALTLLLAGGAAWTTAMLAREVTEARRRSRLRREHLRERAPELPAGLPAARGPLLVLEDEYPDAWWMPGNPSQLVVTTGALQRLTDHQLDAIQAHELGHARARHDWLLHFSQALADGFPGVPVFSHFRDQTHRLVELSADDTASRRCGHLTTALALIELNQHRGVLSCATPRPLLHQRVERLLDPPPRLTRTHRRSTTTAAALAPLLPLLIAFGPALTTLTS
- a CDS encoding glycosyltransferase family 2 protein, translating into MSVGPRIAVAVVTMGTRPQEVDALLASVAKQDVAPARIVIVGNGSPLPEFAERLGLPGEVTAIEVDENLGCPGGRNVALRRLREFGDVDVVVELDDDGLLVDPDVLRTVRDLYAAEPRLGIVGFRIADENGETQRRHVPRLGAKDPMRGGEVTCFLGGGHALSMEMLAQTGDWPAEFFFAHEETDLAWRAADAGWTIRYEPELLLQHPKTSPARHAIYHRVTARNRVWLVRRRLPLPLIPVHLAVWIALTLVRTRSVGGLRAWFGGFVEGLRVSAGERRPMRWKTVWRLTRLGRPPVI